The Lysobacter enzymogenes genome window below encodes:
- a CDS encoding LysR substrate-binding domain-containing protein: MNRPPLHALLGFATAARLNNLTRAAEQMHLTVSALSHQIRTLEQRLGRRLFERGPRGVRLTADGERLLSVVAPHLDALDHALRPYSPRRDDVLTLSLLASMASAWLMPRLGSFVARYPQLELNLFSSAALVDFDREPGVDAAIRGGYGRWPGLVIEHLFDETLIPVASPELVERMGGLPAQDDLHRWPLLGDLSTYWQDWFDRYGGKPPARYVAHFDDSETMHRAAVEGLGVALGRMARTRLLIRNGQLVPLSQGRLKIDWGHYLVYPPRSVDHAGLESFRTWLHEQAREYVEQMDADLAARGQAGAAAPARKPRAKRS, from the coding sequence ATGAACCGTCCGCCGTTGCACGCCCTGCTGGGTTTCGCCACCGCCGCGCGCTTGAACAACCTGACCCGCGCCGCCGAGCAGATGCACCTCACCGTCAGCGCCTTGAGCCATCAGATACGCACCCTGGAACAGCGCCTGGGCCGGCGCCTGTTCGAACGCGGCCCGCGCGGTGTGCGCCTGACCGCCGACGGCGAGCGCCTGCTGTCGGTGGTGGCGCCGCACCTGGACGCGCTCGACCACGCCCTGCGCCCGTACAGCCCGCGCCGCGACGACGTGCTGACCCTGAGCCTGCTGGCGTCGATGGCCTCGGCCTGGCTGATGCCGCGGCTGGGCAGCTTCGTCGCGCGTTATCCCCAGCTCGAACTCAATCTGTTCTCGTCCGCGGCGCTGGTCGACTTCGACCGCGAGCCCGGCGTCGACGCGGCGATCCGCGGCGGCTACGGCCGCTGGCCGGGGCTGGTGATCGAGCACCTGTTCGACGAAACCCTGATTCCGGTGGCCAGCCCGGAGCTGGTCGAACGCATGGGCGGCCTGCCGGCGCAGGACGACCTGCACCGCTGGCCCTTGCTCGGCGACCTGTCGACGTACTGGCAGGACTGGTTCGACCGCTACGGCGGCAAGCCGCCGGCGCGCTACGTCGCCCACTTCGACGATTCCGAAACCATGCACCGCGCCGCGGTCGAGGGCCTGGGCGTGGCGCTGGGGCGGATGGCGCGCACGCGGCTGTTGATCCGCAACGGCCAGTTGGTGCCGCTGAGCCAGGGGCGGCTGAAGATCGACTGGGGGCATTACCTGGTGTATCCGCCGCGTTCGGTCGATCACGCCGGGCTGGAGTCGTTCCGCACCTGGCTGCATGAACAGGCGCGCGAGTATGTCGAGCAGATGGACGCCGACCTCGCCGCGCGCGGCCAGGCCGGCGCCGCGGCGCCGGCGCGCAAGCCGCGGGCGAAGCGCAGTTGA
- a CDS encoding pseudouridine synthase, with protein MLIALNKPYGALSQFTDRSQPPKPTLAGFGLPAGVYAAGRLDHDSEGLLLLTDDGALAHRLTDPRHKQAKTYLVQVEGEPSAAQLQRLRDGVELNDGPTLPARARALDPPDWLWPRDPPVRFRKTVPDAWLELSIGEGRNRQVRRMTAAVGLPTLRLIRVAIGPHRLGGLAPGQWRAL; from the coding sequence ATGCTGATCGCCCTCAACAAACCCTACGGCGCGCTCTCGCAGTTCACCGACCGCAGCCAGCCGCCGAAGCCGACCCTGGCCGGGTTCGGGCTGCCGGCCGGGGTCTACGCCGCGGGGCGCCTGGATCACGACAGCGAAGGCCTGCTGCTGCTGACCGACGACGGCGCGCTCGCCCATCGCCTGACCGACCCGCGCCACAAGCAGGCCAAGACCTATCTGGTCCAGGTCGAAGGCGAGCCGTCCGCGGCGCAGTTGCAGCGCCTGCGCGACGGGGTCGAACTCAACGACGGGCCGACCCTGCCGGCGCGCGCGCGCGCGCTCGACCCGCCGGACTGGCTGTGGCCGCGCGATCCGCCGGTGCGGTTCCGCAAGACCGTGCCCGACGCGTGGCTGGAACTGAGCATCGGCGAAGGCCGCAACCGCCAGGTGCGGCGGATGACCGCCGCGGTCGGCCTGCCGACGCTGCGCCTGATCCGGGTGGCGATCGGCCCGCACCGGCTCGGCGGGCTGGCGCCGGGGCAGTGGCGCGCGCTGTGA
- a CDS encoding UPF0149 family protein, producing the protein MKAPAYLDDEQIERLADLLDQRAVPYKGFNLEALDGYLSALVVGPDQPAPAEWQPAVWGGKEPRWSDEAEAAQVQALLIGHWNMVSARVRHGDDDLPDHLAPLLWLPEEPDTEQPDELDVGRDWALGFFRGVELREATWETWLDENDWIDEIFVLFDRLASGEVLGEDPAAPPTPVSYRERLEIVSGLPGMLADLQHHRIDALTPREPLRRADTPDRNEPCPCGSGKKYKKCCGA; encoded by the coding sequence GCAGATCGAACGCCTGGCCGACCTGCTCGACCAGCGCGCCGTGCCGTACAAGGGCTTCAACCTGGAAGCGCTGGACGGCTACCTCTCGGCCCTGGTGGTCGGCCCCGACCAGCCGGCGCCGGCCGAGTGGCAGCCGGCGGTGTGGGGCGGCAAGGAGCCGCGCTGGAGCGACGAGGCCGAGGCCGCGCAGGTGCAGGCGCTGCTGATCGGCCACTGGAACATGGTCTCGGCGCGGGTCCGCCACGGCGACGACGACCTGCCCGACCACCTCGCCCCGCTGCTGTGGCTGCCGGAAGAACCCGACACCGAACAGCCCGACGAACTCGACGTCGGCCGCGACTGGGCGCTGGGCTTCTTCCGCGGCGTCGAACTGCGCGAAGCCACCTGGGAAACCTGGCTCGACGAGAACGACTGGATCGACGAGATCTTCGTCCTGTTCGACCGCCTCGCCAGCGGCGAAGTGCTCGGCGAGGACCCGGCCGCGCCGCCGACCCCGGTCAGCTACCGCGAGCGCCTGGAGATCGTCTCCGGCCTGCCCGGCATGCTCGCCGACCTGCAGCACCACCGCATCGACGCGCTGACCCCGCGCGAACCGCTGCGCCGCGCCGACACCCCGGACCGCAACGAACCGTGCCCGTGCGGCAGCGGCAAGAAGTACAAGAAGTGCTGCGGGGCCTGA
- a CDS encoding zinc-ribbon domain containing protein: protein MRKRRKKRPDPPVPVDTSRWSQASRRSMTCELIGDHYSDRTLSCRNCRNAFVFSAQQQRETYEVRKAYIAQQRCLCPQCWPQRLRLVDELKRLRSRWARDRAGVKRDPQALRRWRELLAQAPRYGLRRDRAQCAMVERLLAAALPPVDA, encoded by the coding sequence GTGCGTAAACGCAGGAAGAAGCGGCCCGATCCGCCGGTGCCGGTCGATACCTCCCGGTGGTCGCAGGCCAGCCGCCGCTCGATGACCTGCGAACTGATCGGCGATCATTATTCCGATCGCACGCTCAGCTGCCGCAATTGCCGCAACGCATTCGTGTTCAGCGCGCAGCAACAGCGCGAAACTTACGAAGTACGCAAGGCCTACATCGCGCAACAACGTTGCCTGTGCCCGCAGTGCTGGCCGCAGCGCTTGCGCCTGGTCGACGAACTCAAGCGTCTGCGCTCGCGTTGGGCGCGCGACCGCGCGGGCGTGAAGCGCGACCCGCAGGCCTTGCGCCGATGGCGCGAACTGTTGGCGCAAGCGCCGCGCTACGGTCTGCGCAGGGACCGCGCGCAATGCGCGATGGTCGAGCGGTTGCTGGCCGCGGCCTTGCCGCCGGTGGATGCGTGA
- a CDS encoding DMT family transporter: MSSASVRRTGFALAAAGAILFSAKAILAKLQYRFGVDSLQVLALRMAFSLPLFVALGAREHRRARVRGALPTRRDWGLIVVLGVLGYYLSSLLDFWGLEYVPVSLERLILFLNPTIVLLIGLFAFGRRVAAREWAALAVSYAGVVLVMVENLRVEGEHVLLGSALVLGAAVSYALYLAMSGELVKRLGSLQLVAWAMIVSTAAVLAHYLIARDPAALFGLPWQVYALAAANAVFCTFLPVTFTMAAVGRLGAGTAAQFSVIGPVSLVFLGAWVLGEKITAIQLVGTAVVLGGVLLLSRPGANSVPVAAADKASG, from the coding sequence GTGTCCTCCGCCTCTGTCCGCCGCACCGGCTTCGCCCTCGCCGCCGCCGGCGCGATCCTGTTCTCGGCCAAGGCGATCCTGGCCAAGCTGCAATACCGCTTCGGCGTCGATTCGCTGCAAGTGCTGGCCCTGCGCATGGCCTTCTCGCTGCCGTTGTTCGTCGCCCTGGGCGCGCGCGAGCACCGCCGCGCGCGCGTGCGCGGCGCGCTGCCGACCCGGCGCGACTGGGGCCTGATCGTGGTGCTCGGCGTGCTCGGCTATTACCTGTCGAGCCTGCTCGACTTCTGGGGCCTGGAGTACGTGCCGGTGTCGCTGGAGCGGCTGATCCTGTTCCTCAACCCGACCATCGTGCTGCTGATCGGCCTGTTCGCGTTCGGCCGCCGGGTCGCCGCGCGCGAGTGGGCGGCGCTGGCGGTCAGCTACGCCGGCGTGGTCCTGGTGATGGTCGAGAACCTGCGCGTGGAAGGCGAGCACGTGCTGCTCGGCAGCGCGCTGGTGCTCGGCGCGGCGGTCAGCTACGCGCTGTACCTGGCGATGTCGGGCGAGCTGGTCAAGCGCCTGGGGTCGTTGCAGTTGGTGGCGTGGGCGATGATCGTGTCGACCGCCGCGGTGCTGGCGCATTACCTGATCGCGCGCGACCCGGCGGCCCTGTTCGGCCTGCCGTGGCAGGTCTATGCGCTGGCCGCGGCCAACGCGGTGTTCTGCACCTTCCTGCCGGTGACCTTCACCATGGCCGCGGTCGGGCGCCTGGGCGCCGGCACCGCGGCGCAGTTCTCGGTGATCGGGCCGGTGTCGCTGGTGTTCCTCGGCGCCTGGGTGCTCGGCGAGAAGATCACCGCGATCCAGCTGGTCGGCACCGCGGTGGTGCTCGGCGGGGTGTTGCTGCTGAGCCGGCCGGGGGCGAACTCGGTGCCGGTGGCGGCGGCGGACAAAGCGTCGGGCTGA
- a CDS encoding class I SAM-dependent methyltransferase: MERKHLARLLLAALLPAGAGAVAHAQDNKPEPAPAAEQAAAQPAEKPAQPAAAEVEKPAAAAAEKPAAAAAEQPAKAAEQPAEAKPAEAKPAEKPAAKPAAHKPAAAANTGSPLKNAIAGAWRDPGNVARDAYRHPLETLQFFGVRPDQTVVEITPGGGWYSEILAPYLREKGRYVAAVVDPDSQTKDSARAYYYKAKTGLEKKFADAPLQYAAAVVAAYDPFKPAFGPPASADVVLTFRNVHNWRSAGQAEVMFKGFFDVLKPGGTLGVVEHRAKADVPAEDKSGYVGTAQVIAMAEAAGFKLEGKSEINANPRDTKDYPNGVWTLPPTNQHDAADDAKYKAIGESDRMTLRFRKPR; this comes from the coding sequence ATGGAACGTAAACACCTCGCCCGACTGCTGCTCGCCGCGCTGTTGCCCGCCGGCGCGGGCGCGGTCGCGCACGCTCAGGACAACAAGCCCGAGCCGGCGCCGGCCGCGGAGCAGGCCGCTGCGCAGCCGGCCGAAAAGCCCGCGCAGCCCGCCGCCGCCGAGGTCGAGAAGCCCGCCGCGGCAGCCGCCGAAAAGCCCGCGGCAGCGGCGGCCGAACAGCCGGCGAAGGCCGCGGAACAGCCCGCCGAAGCGAAGCCGGCCGAAGCGAAGCCGGCCGAAAAGCCGGCCGCCAAGCCGGCCGCGCACAAGCCCGCCGCGGCCGCCAACACCGGCAGCCCGCTCAAGAACGCGATCGCCGGCGCCTGGCGCGACCCGGGCAACGTCGCCCGCGACGCGTATCGCCATCCGCTGGAAACGCTGCAGTTCTTCGGCGTGCGCCCCGACCAGACCGTGGTCGAAATCACCCCGGGCGGCGGCTGGTACTCGGAAATCCTCGCCCCATACCTGCGCGAGAAGGGCCGCTACGTGGCCGCGGTGGTCGACCCCGACAGCCAGACCAAGGACAGCGCGCGCGCCTACTACTACAAGGCCAAGACCGGCCTGGAGAAGAAGTTCGCCGACGCGCCGCTGCAGTACGCCGCCGCCGTCGTCGCCGCCTACGACCCGTTCAAGCCCGCGTTCGGCCCGCCGGCCTCGGCCGATGTGGTGCTGACCTTCCGCAACGTGCACAACTGGCGCAGCGCCGGCCAGGCCGAGGTGATGTTCAAGGGCTTCTTCGACGTGCTCAAGCCCGGCGGCACCCTCGGCGTGGTCGAGCACCGCGCCAAGGCCGACGTGCCGGCCGAGGACAAGAGCGGTTATGTCGGCACGGCGCAGGTGATCGCGATGGCCGAAGCGGCCGGCTTCAAGCTCGAGGGCAAGAGCGAGATCAACGCCAATCCGCGCGACACCAAGGACTACCCGAACGGCGTGTGGACGCTGCCGCCGACCAACCAGCACGATGCGGCGGACGACGCCAAGTACAAGGCGATCGGCGAAAGCGACCGGATGACCTTGCGCTTCCGCAAGCCGCGCTGA
- a CDS encoding YkgJ family cysteine cluster protein, whose protein sequence is MSDAAHPCLRCGACCAAFRVAFHWSETDAHPHGLTPSALTETLDPHRVVMRGTYGGAPVRCEQLRGDLARDAHCGIYPLRPSPCREVRPAWEDGAPSAQCDRARAVHGMAPLTPGDWAVAG, encoded by the coding sequence ATGTCCGACGCTGCCCACCCCTGCCTGCGCTGCGGCGCCTGCTGCGCCGCCTTCCGCGTCGCGTTCCACTGGAGCGAGACCGACGCGCACCCGCACGGCCTCACTCCATCGGCGCTGACCGAAACCCTGGACCCGCACCGCGTGGTCATGCGCGGCACCTACGGCGGCGCGCCGGTGCGTTGCGAACAACTGCGTGGCGACCTCGCGCGCGACGCGCACTGCGGCATCTATCCGTTGCGGCCTTCGCCGTGCCGCGAGGTCAGGCCCGCGTGGGAAGACGGCGCGCCGAGCGCGCAATGCGACCGCGCACGGGCCGTGCATGGGATGGCGCCGTTGACGCCGGGCGACTGGGCTGTCGCGGGCTGA
- the icd gene encoding isocitrate dehydrogenase (NADP(+)), whose protein sequence is MTEFVATPPAGGAKITKTPTGLNVPDRPIIPFIEGDGTGPDIWRASVRVLDAAVAKAYGGKKKIEWLEVYAGEKANNTYGTWLPDGTVQACRDYLVSIKGPLTTPVGGGIRSLNVALRQMLDLYVCLRPVRWFEGVPSPVKKPGDVDMVIFRENTEDIYAGIEWAGGSADSKKVLDFLQKEFPQAFDKIRFGTQAKIDAWQDALVEVGAPRRELGVEVGIGIKPVSFLGTTRLVHAAIEYAIENNRKSVTLVHKGNIMKYTEGGFRDWGYQIAREAFGAVELDGGPWHVIPEGKPGAGLVIKDAIADAFLQQILLRPKEYDVSATLNLNGDYLSDALAAQVGGIGIAPGANINYVTGHAVFEATHGTAPKYADLDKVNPGSVILSGEMMLRYMGWTEAADAIIAAMDKAIGSKRVTYDFARLMDGATEVKCSEFADEIIKHL, encoded by the coding sequence ATGACCGAGTTCGTAGCGACGCCGCCCGCAGGCGGCGCCAAGATCACCAAGACCCCGACCGGCCTGAACGTGCCGGACCGCCCGATCATCCCGTTCATCGAAGGCGACGGCACCGGCCCCGACATCTGGCGCGCCTCGGTGCGCGTGCTCGATGCCGCGGTCGCCAAGGCTTACGGCGGCAAGAAGAAGATCGAGTGGCTGGAGGTCTATGCCGGCGAGAAGGCCAACAACACCTACGGCACCTGGCTGCCCGATGGCACCGTGCAAGCCTGTCGCGACTACTTGGTGAGCATCAAGGGCCCGCTGACCACGCCGGTCGGCGGCGGCATCCGCTCGCTCAACGTGGCCCTGCGCCAGATGCTCGACCTGTACGTCTGCCTGCGCCCGGTGCGCTGGTTCGAAGGCGTGCCCTCGCCGGTCAAGAAGCCGGGCGACGTCGACATGGTGATCTTCCGCGAGAACACCGAGGACATCTACGCCGGCATCGAATGGGCCGGCGGCAGCGCCGACTCGAAGAAGGTGCTGGACTTCCTGCAGAAGGAATTCCCGCAGGCGTTCGACAAGATCCGCTTCGGCACCCAGGCCAAGATCGACGCCTGGCAGGACGCGCTGGTCGAAGTCGGCGCGCCGCGCCGCGAGCTCGGCGTCGAGGTCGGCATCGGCATCAAGCCGGTGTCGTTCCTGGGCACCACCCGCCTGGTCCACGCGGCCATCGAATACGCGATCGAGAACAATCGCAAGTCGGTGACCCTGGTCCACAAGGGCAACATCATGAAGTACACCGAAGGCGGCTTCCGCGACTGGGGTTACCAGATCGCGCGCGAAGCCTTCGGCGCGGTCGAGCTCGACGGCGGCCCGTGGCACGTGATTCCGGAAGGCAAGCCCGGCGCGGGCCTGGTCATCAAGGACGCGATCGCCGACGCCTTCCTGCAGCAGATCCTGCTGCGTCCGAAGGAATACGACGTCAGCGCGACGCTGAACCTCAACGGCGACTACCTGTCCGACGCGCTCGCCGCGCAGGTCGGCGGCATCGGCATCGCGCCGGGCGCGAACATCAACTACGTGACCGGCCACGCCGTGTTCGAGGCGACCCACGGCACCGCGCCGAAGTACGCCGACCTGGACAAGGTCAACCCGGGTTCGGTGATCCTGTCGGGCGAGATGATGCTGCGTTATATGGGCTGGACCGAAGCCGCCGACGCGATCATCGCGGCGATGGACAAGGCCATCGGCTCCAAGCGCGTGACCTACGATTTCGCCCGTCTGATGGACGGCGCGACCGAGGTCAAGTGCTCGGAGTTCGCGGACGAGATCATCAAGCACCTCTGA
- the aceK gene encoding bifunctional isocitrate dehydrogenase kinase/phosphatase, whose amino-acid sequence MSAAPDALAEAVAVASQIRDAFADYHARFAAITRRAQARFERCDWNGARDDAVERIALYDLCVGEAGQALEARLGARAREPALWARVREAYAGIVAPLLDGELYKTFFNTLTRRFFKTRGVDPALEFVALDIEPTDAITHPVARHSYAVSGDRLVETFMRVLDDYPFAVPYAHRTRCAAGIAVRLQEDLQHWGPHPVRAVELLDTVFYRERRAYLVGRVFGERSFSPCVIALVNDDGALRVDAVLTLRAEVVQLFSYSRSYFHADLPTVGDAVVFLRTLLPGKPIDELYTVLGRAKQGKTERYRTFFRQFAAQPGERLIRAEGERGMVMAVFTLPSYPLVFKLIRDRFAYPKEVAREDVEAKYSLVFHHDRVGRLVDAQPFRFLRFPRARFAPDLLDELLTTCAGSITLDGEDLVLHLCYVERRLRPLNLYVREQTPEAARAAVIDYGQAIRDLALSNIFPGDLLLKNFGVSRHGRAIFYDYDELCLVSDCRFREVPAPRNHEDEMEAGAWFYAHGNDVFPEQFPRFLGLSPPLLGALMHAHGEIFQVQWWRQVQAGLAAGRINDVAPYPSARRLP is encoded by the coding sequence ATGTCCGCCGCCCCCGACGCTCTCGCCGAAGCGGTCGCCGTCGCCAGCCAGATCCGCGATGCGTTCGCCGACTACCACGCGCGCTTCGCCGCGATCACCCGGCGCGCGCAAGCGCGTTTCGAACGCTGCGACTGGAACGGCGCGCGCGACGACGCGGTCGAGCGCATCGCGCTGTACGACCTGTGCGTCGGCGAAGCCGGGCAGGCGCTGGAAGCGCGGCTCGGCGCGCGCGCGCGCGAACCGGCGCTGTGGGCGCGGGTGCGCGAGGCCTATGCCGGGATCGTCGCGCCGCTGCTCGACGGCGAGTTGTACAAGACTTTCTTCAACACGCTGACCCGGCGCTTCTTCAAGACCCGCGGCGTGGATCCGGCGCTGGAGTTCGTCGCCCTCGACATCGAGCCGACCGATGCGATCACCCATCCGGTGGCGCGGCACAGCTATGCGGTGTCCGGCGACCGCTTGGTCGAGACCTTCATGCGCGTGCTCGACGACTACCCGTTCGCCGTGCCCTACGCCCACCGCACCCGCTGCGCCGCCGGCATCGCGGTGCGCCTGCAGGAAGACCTGCAGCACTGGGGCCCGCATCCGGTGCGCGCGGTGGAGCTGCTGGATACGGTGTTCTATCGCGAGCGCCGCGCCTATCTGGTCGGGCGGGTGTTCGGCGAGCGCAGTTTCTCGCCGTGCGTGATCGCGCTGGTCAACGACGACGGCGCGCTGCGGGTCGATGCGGTGCTGACCTTGCGCGCCGAAGTCGTGCAGCTGTTCAGCTATTCGCGCAGCTATTTCCACGCCGACCTGCCGACCGTCGGCGATGCGGTGGTGTTCCTGCGCACCTTGCTGCCGGGCAAGCCGATCGACGAGCTCTACACCGTGCTCGGCCGCGCCAAGCAGGGCAAGACCGAGCGCTACCGCACCTTCTTCCGCCAGTTCGCCGCGCAGCCGGGCGAGCGCCTGATCCGCGCCGAAGGCGAGCGCGGCATGGTCATGGCGGTGTTCACCCTGCCGAGCTATCCGCTGGTGTTCAAGCTGATCCGCGACCGGTTCGCGTACCCGAAGGAAGTCGCGCGCGAGGACGTGGAAGCCAAGTACTCGCTGGTGTTCCACCACGACCGCGTCGGCCGGCTGGTCGACGCGCAGCCGTTCCGGTTCCTGCGCTTTCCGCGCGCGCGTTTCGCGCCGGATTTGCTCGACGAATTGCTGACCACTTGCGCCGGCAGCATCACCCTCGACGGCGAGGATCTGGTGCTGCACCTGTGCTACGTCGAGCGGCGGCTGCGGCCGCTGAACCTGTACGTGCGCGAGCAGACGCCCGAAGCCGCGCGCGCGGCGGTCATCGATTACGGGCAGGCGATCCGCGACCTGGCGCTGAGCAACATCTTTCCCGGCGACTTGTTGCTGAAGAACTTCGGCGTCTCGCGCCACGGGCGCGCGATCTTCTACGACTACGACGAGCTGTGTCTGGTCAGCGACTGCCGCTTCCGCGAGGTGCCGGCGCCGCGCAACCACGAGGACGAGATGGAAGCCGGCGCGTGGTTCTACGCCCACGGCAACGACGTCTTCCCGGAACAGTTCCCGCGCTTCCTCGGCCTGAGCCCGCCGCTGCTGGGCGCGCTGATGCACGCCCACGGCGAGATCTTCCAGGTGCAGTGGTGGCGGCAGGTGCAGGCCGGGCTCGCGGCCGGGCGGATCAACGACGTGGCGCCGTATCCGTCGGCGCGGCGGCTGCCGTAA
- a CDS encoding DUF4344 domain-containing metallopeptidase yields the protein MVQKIIIGVLAAALIAVCSVWGYTAWQKQQAAAPAPAPVAAALPAAKPLDAALPAETAPVAAEAPKEEKADGTHFTYKYVSPRNSDLLAMYNMASEIDILHHLPEVNQLDGWLTLPRPINFITAECGTVNAFYARDKGDVVLCYEMLELLVRQGAAIAQANGGSTGDQLKYLMANLRFLMLHETGHALVDMLDLPQTGREEDAVDQLATTLMLSLVSADESEGDIAQNLQLASNFFLLTDSGNHDMASYADEHSVGAQRFFNLQCMIYGHDPGKYLRIVTSGRLPEARALRCQDESKQITRNWLRLIEPNIAPKHRMTAEEEQAKIEAIKQKQVENAPAPYVR from the coding sequence ATGGTTCAGAAGATCATCATCGGCGTGCTGGCCGCGGCCCTGATCGCGGTCTGTTCGGTCTGGGGCTACACCGCCTGGCAGAAGCAGCAGGCCGCCGCGCCCGCACCGGCGCCCGTCGCCGCCGCGCTGCCCGCGGCCAAGCCGCTCGATGCGGCCCTGCCGGCCGAGACCGCGCCGGTCGCGGCCGAAGCGCCGAAGGAAGAAAAGGCCGACGGCACCCACTTCACCTACAAGTACGTCTCGCCGCGCAATTCCGACCTGCTGGCGATGTACAACATGGCCAGCGAGATCGACATCCTGCACCACCTGCCGGAGGTCAATCAGCTCGACGGCTGGCTGACCCTGCCGCGGCCGATCAACTTCATCACCGCCGAGTGCGGCACCGTCAACGCCTTCTACGCCCGCGACAAGGGCGACGTGGTGCTGTGCTACGAGATGCTGGAACTGCTGGTGCGCCAGGGCGCGGCGATCGCCCAGGCCAACGGCGGCAGCACCGGCGACCAGCTCAAGTACCTGATGGCGAACCTGCGCTTCCTGATGCTGCACGAGACCGGCCACGCCCTGGTCGACATGCTCGACCTGCCGCAGACCGGGCGCGAGGAAGACGCGGTCGACCAGCTCGCCACCACCTTGATGCTGTCGCTGGTCAGCGCCGACGAGAGCGAGGGCGACATCGCCCAGAACCTGCAGCTGGCGTCGAACTTCTTCCTGCTGACCGACAGCGGCAACCACGACATGGCCAGCTACGCCGACGAGCATTCGGTCGGCGCGCAGCGCTTCTTCAACCTGCAGTGCATGATCTACGGCCACGATCCGGGCAAGTACCTGCGCATCGTCACCAGCGGCCGCCTGCCCGAGGCGCGCGCGCTGCGCTGCCAGGACGAGAGCAAGCAGATCACCCGCAACTGGCTGCGCCTGATCGAGCCGAACATCGCGCCGAAGCACCGCATGACCGCCGAGGAGGAGCAGGCCAAGATCGAGGCGATCAAGCAAAAGCAGGTCGAGAACGCGCCGGCGCCGTACGTGCGCTGA